From the genome of Elusimicrobiota bacterium, one region includes:
- a CDS encoding cation-translocating P-type ATPase, whose translation MKVWTFNIEEIVDVFGTNLEKGLSRVQVDKQLATHGPNVLAEAKGVSALTLFFDQFKSLIVWVLIGAAVLSGVLQEWVDTAAILAIILLNAGLGFFQEYRAEKSLAALKKLSTPTARVIRDGQKQAIPSSQLVPGDLVELEAGDHIPADGRVVWATSFRTQEASLTGESTPVSKETDRPLPEDTPLGDRATMVFLGTAAVSGKARMVVSETGMATELGKIAGLLASSGEEATPLQKRLEALGRWLVYLCLLIVGVVFGLGLIRGVPIVEMFLTAVSLAVAAIPEGLPAVVTMALAVGVQRMVKRHALIRKLPAVETLGCTNVICSDKTGTLTQNEMTVRQVWAGGVFYEVMGAGYAPEGEIRTKGQTGAQAGLPEDLTLTLRGGVLCNGSGLHQKEGRWTVVGDPTEGALLTAAAKIGLLQEQLDKEEPREAEVPFDSERKRMTVLCRRGSGWRAYMKGAPDVILNHCRYLHRGGRVEALGDVERQDVAKINETLATQGLRVLAMAYRDFDQKPATADHGTLEQDLVFTGLAAMQDPPRPEAAESIRHCREAGIRIVMITGDHPGTAQAVASELGLMGPGQESLTGIELDQLSEENLAHRVDQVGVYARVSAEHKLRIVRAWHSRGMVVAMTGDGVNDAPALKEADIGVAMGITGTDVTKEVADMVVLDDNFASIEAAVEEGRGIYENIRKFVYYLLSCNTGEVLVMFVASLIGWPLPLLPVQILWLNLVTDGLPALALGVDPPPKDLMRRPVRNRNEEIINRVFIMDMLGAGALIAACSLAAFGYVYWVEQAGVERARSMAFLVLAIAQLVHAFNSRSERLSIFQIGPFSNHWLAGATVISFALQIGIMVWLPAQKVFKTMAPNLSELGLAVGLSLMPLVVMEGIKAWRRARE comes from the coding sequence ATGAAAGTTTGGACATTCAATATCGAAGAAATTGTCGATGTCTTCGGGACGAATCTGGAAAAAGGGTTGTCTCGCGTCCAGGTGGATAAACAACTGGCGACTCACGGGCCGAACGTTTTGGCGGAAGCGAAGGGCGTGTCAGCGCTGACCCTGTTTTTTGATCAATTCAAGAGTCTTATTGTGTGGGTCCTCATCGGGGCGGCTGTCCTTTCGGGAGTGCTTCAGGAGTGGGTTGATACGGCGGCGATTCTGGCGATCATCCTGCTGAATGCGGGATTGGGATTTTTCCAGGAATACCGGGCGGAGAAGTCTCTGGCGGCATTAAAAAAGCTGTCCACCCCAACGGCTCGAGTCATCCGCGACGGGCAGAAGCAAGCCATTCCTTCCTCGCAACTAGTTCCCGGGGATTTGGTGGAACTGGAGGCTGGCGACCATATCCCGGCGGATGGGCGGGTGGTTTGGGCGACCTCTTTTCGAACGCAGGAAGCCTCGCTCACCGGGGAATCGACACCCGTTTCCAAGGAAACAGACCGTCCTTTGCCGGAAGACACGCCGCTGGGTGACCGGGCCACGATGGTGTTTCTCGGCACAGCCGCCGTCTCTGGGAAAGCACGGATGGTCGTGTCCGAAACCGGGATGGCGACCGAGCTGGGGAAGATTGCCGGGCTTCTCGCCTCCAGCGGCGAAGAGGCCACCCCCCTTCAGAAACGTCTCGAGGCCCTCGGCCGTTGGCTGGTCTACCTATGCCTCTTGATTGTAGGAGTGGTTTTCGGACTTGGCCTGATCCGTGGTGTCCCCATTGTGGAAATGTTCTTGACCGCGGTGAGTCTGGCGGTTGCCGCGATACCGGAAGGTTTGCCGGCGGTCGTGACCATGGCGCTGGCCGTGGGTGTGCAGCGCATGGTCAAACGACACGCCCTCATCCGGAAGCTGCCCGCCGTGGAAACGTTGGGCTGCACGAATGTCATTTGTTCGGATAAAACCGGAACCCTCACGCAAAATGAAATGACCGTTCGTCAGGTCTGGGCCGGCGGGGTCTTTTATGAAGTGATGGGAGCCGGGTATGCGCCGGAAGGAGAAATCCGGACGAAAGGACAGACGGGCGCCCAGGCCGGTTTACCGGAGGATTTGACCTTGACTCTGCGCGGGGGAGTCTTGTGCAACGGTTCCGGGCTTCACCAGAAAGAAGGCCGTTGGACGGTGGTGGGCGACCCGACCGAAGGGGCACTCCTCACGGCGGCGGCCAAGATCGGGCTTTTGCAAGAGCAACTGGACAAGGAAGAACCTCGCGAAGCCGAGGTTCCCTTTGATTCCGAGCGCAAGCGTATGACGGTGCTTTGCCGGAGAGGCTCCGGATGGAGAGCCTATATGAAAGGGGCACCGGACGTCATCCTGAACCACTGCCGGTATTTGCACCGGGGTGGCCGGGTGGAGGCTCTCGGCGATGTGGAGCGCCAGGATGTCGCAAAAATAAATGAGACCCTGGCGACACAAGGGCTCCGGGTGTTGGCGATGGCCTACCGGGATTTTGATCAAAAGCCCGCCACGGCTGACCACGGAACCTTGGAGCAGGATTTGGTGTTCACGGGACTGGCAGCGATGCAGGATCCTCCTCGTCCGGAAGCGGCCGAATCCATACGGCACTGCCGGGAGGCTGGCATCCGCATCGTCATGATCACCGGAGACCACCCGGGAACGGCTCAGGCGGTCGCCTCCGAGTTAGGATTGATGGGGCCGGGCCAGGAGTCGCTGACCGGGATTGAACTCGACCAATTATCCGAAGAAAACCTGGCCCATCGCGTCGATCAGGTCGGCGTTTACGCGCGCGTGTCGGCCGAGCACAAACTGCGTATCGTCCGGGCCTGGCATTCCCGAGGGATGGTGGTGGCGATGACCGGAGACGGCGTCAACGACGCGCCGGCGCTTAAAGAGGCCGATATCGGGGTCGCCATGGGAATCACGGGGACCGACGTCACGAAGGAAGTCGCGGACATGGTGGTGCTCGACGACAATTTTGCGTCGATTGAGGCAGCCGTTGAGGAAGGCCGGGGGATTTACGAGAACATCCGCAAGTTCGTGTATTACTTATTGTCGTGCAATACGGGAGAAGTCCTGGTGATGTTCGTGGCCTCTTTGATCGGCTGGCCGCTCCCTCTTCTGCCGGTTCAGATTTTGTGGCTGAACCTGGTCACCGATGGACTGCCGGCCTTGGCCCTTGGAGTCGATCCTCCTCCCAAGGATCTCATGCGCCGCCCGGTGCGTAACCGCAACGAAGAGATCATCAACCGGGTGTTCATCATGGACATGCTGGGGGCGGGTGCCTTGATTGCGGCCTGCTCGCTGGCGGCTTTCGGTTACGTCTATTGGGTGGAGCAAGCCGGGGTGGAGCGGGCGCGTTCGATGGCTTTCTTGGTACTGGCCATCGCGCAGCTGGTGCATGCTTTCAACAGTCGTAGCGAACGCCTCTCCATCTTTCAAATCGGTCCTTTTTCAAATCATTGGCTGGCGGGAGCCACCGTGATCTCCTTTGCTCTCCAAATCGGAATTATGGTCTGGCTACCCGCGCAAAAGGTATTCAAGACGATGGCTCCCAATCTGTCCGAGTTGGGGCTTGCCGTGGGGCTGTCCCTGATGCCTCTGGTGGTCATGGAGGGGATCAAAGCCTGGCGGCGAGCCCGGGAGTGA
- a CDS encoding aquaporin, with the protein MTEKLRPALVELIGTFAFFFIGAGSIITDSYTHGGVGLIGIALAHGLILSVMVSAFGPISGGHFNPAISLGAWVGKKIKLSTLVLYVIAQLIGGSLAGFLLRAVFSSDVWMPVHLGTPALAAGVSPWTGVVLEAVLTFFLVLAVFGTAIDSMAPKIGGFGIGLTVTADILVGGPLTGAAMNPARVFGPALAAGFWEYHWLYWVGPLIGGAAAGWLYTRFLSKTV; encoded by the coding sequence ATGACAGAGAAATTACGTCCAGCACTTGTTGAACTGATCGGCACATTTGCTTTCTTTTTTATTGGAGCCGGTTCAATCATTACCGACAGTTACACGCACGGCGGCGTGGGTTTGATCGGAATCGCTCTGGCCCACGGTTTGATTTTGTCCGTCATGGTCTCGGCTTTTGGCCCGATCTCCGGCGGGCACTTCAACCCGGCCATCAGTCTGGGCGCGTGGGTCGGGAAAAAGATCAAACTCAGCACCCTGGTTCTCTATGTTATTGCCCAGTTGATCGGCGGATCACTGGCCGGTTTTCTCTTACGAGCTGTTTTCTCATCGGACGTCTGGATGCCGGTCCATCTGGGAACACCGGCCCTGGCGGCCGGAGTCAGTCCCTGGACGGGAGTCGTTCTGGAAGCGGTTCTGACCTTCTTCCTCGTCCTGGCGGTTTTCGGTACGGCCATCGATTCCATGGCGCCCAAAATCGGCGGGTTTGGCATTGGATTGACGGTGACGGCGGATATTCTGGTGGGAGGTCCTCTCACCGGTGCTGCGATGAATCCAGCCCGCGTCTTTGGACCAGCTTTGGCGGCCGGCTTCTGGGAATACCACTGGCTTTATTGGGTCGGTCCTCTGATCGGCGGCGCCGCCGCCGGCTGGCTCTACACCCGTTTTCTTTCTAAAACGGTCTAA
- a CDS encoding ATP-binding protein translates to MTAPDDAGLTEHIFVDNRFRLCLCCAVFAVAAILRALHLLSGFTAILTLTLLYSLPHLLFWIRRPPPSMLRPTYYALGALDFAAITIAVHLTGGPTSPFFYLYPIPFIIHALHFDAAMIIFDGILGLGCYGGLLWRYAWQGPAHLEWMGIWQLFFLGLIVITSFVTARQFQRKNLAIHRGVNALRTTVVFLDALNALPPSLSSEDLQQRILEQLNEVLRPLRVYPRLWILNPAWKTLQGFGEHPALRPGSLHHLPILACPVFALRQPFRYRQAEGNPWFSEQFNYAKHLCLPILNDPDCYGVAFLGSYDTAPWNAEDLHLFDMLMQSIALTIHRRALFVKLQEKIAELNFSFEVGTTSLATFMGSTQSIDETTLRILDGVIAILKVDRATLMLWDPNKKALQSQWVRGGDFQVRSPISLHMGEGMAGWALQTRQPYWAEYAMGDPHYRASAQPICSLLCVPVFTIDGQPLGVINAVTTQSPRIFLEREINFLTAFGRQAALAIENAQLHHKSRANIDQLSDLNQMKSQFLSLVSHDLRGPLTGVRGFCEVLRAETTGPLTPRQIELIEHMERQVELQERMVDDLLDLARMEKGQLSIHPAPTDLATLLKEEVEKSQPEARERRIALNLVVQGREALLAVSVDGDRIRQVIWNLIHNALKFTPEEGRVVVRALGGPESVTIDVEDTGVGLSHETQDVVFDKFFQVSPGGSKGAQGLGLGLAICKEIVLSHRGKIWAQSPGLGLGTAISFTLPVAASDAAQPSKAA, encoded by the coding sequence ATGACGGCTCCCGATGACGCCGGCCTGACTGAACACATCTTCGTCGATAACCGTTTTCGCCTCTGCCTTTGCTGCGCCGTTTTTGCTGTTGCCGCGATCCTGAGAGCCCTCCATCTTCTCTCCGGGTTTACCGCCATCCTCACGCTGACCCTCCTGTACAGCCTTCCGCATCTGCTCTTCTGGATCCGACGGCCTCCGCCGTCAATGCTTCGCCCGACCTATTACGCGCTGGGCGCGTTGGACTTTGCGGCGATTACGATCGCCGTCCATTTGACCGGAGGGCCCACGAGCCCGTTTTTTTATCTCTATCCGATTCCGTTTATCATTCACGCACTGCATTTTGATGCCGCGATGATCATCTTTGACGGTATTCTCGGCCTCGGATGTTACGGCGGGCTTTTGTGGCGATACGCCTGGCAGGGACCGGCTCATCTCGAGTGGATGGGAATCTGGCAATTGTTTTTCCTCGGACTGATTGTCATCACGTCCTTCGTGACCGCCAGACAATTTCAGCGTAAGAACCTCGCTATTCATCGGGGGGTCAACGCCCTGCGGACCACGGTTGTCTTTTTGGATGCTCTGAACGCTCTGCCGCCCAGTCTGTCCTCGGAGGATTTACAGCAACGGATACTCGAACAGCTGAACGAGGTCTTGCGACCGCTGCGCGTTTACCCCAGACTTTGGATACTGAACCCAGCCTGGAAGACGTTGCAGGGATTTGGAGAACACCCGGCCCTGCGTCCGGGATCGCTTCATCACCTGCCGATTCTGGCGTGCCCCGTTTTTGCGCTGCGCCAGCCGTTCCGGTACCGCCAGGCCGAGGGGAACCCCTGGTTCAGCGAACAATTCAACTACGCCAAGCATTTGTGCCTGCCGATACTGAACGACCCCGATTGCTACGGCGTTGCCTTTTTAGGCAGTTACGACACGGCTCCCTGGAACGCGGAAGACTTGCATCTGTTCGACATGCTGATGCAGTCGATCGCTTTGACCATTCACCGCCGGGCTCTTTTTGTGAAACTCCAGGAAAAGATTGCGGAGCTGAACTTCTCCTTCGAAGTCGGTACCACCTCCCTGGCCACCTTTATGGGATCGACTCAAAGTATCGACGAAACAACGCTCCGCATTTTAGACGGCGTGATCGCCATTTTAAAAGTGGACCGAGCCACGCTTATGCTCTGGGATCCGAATAAAAAAGCCCTGCAATCGCAATGGGTCCGGGGGGGAGATTTTCAGGTTCGAAGCCCGATCAGCCTGCACATGGGGGAAGGCATGGCCGGGTGGGCGCTCCAAACCCGGCAGCCTTATTGGGCCGAGTATGCCATGGGGGATCCGCACTATCGGGCCAGCGCCCAGCCGATCTGTTCGCTTCTGTGTGTTCCTGTTTTTACGATCGACGGTCAGCCCCTCGGTGTGATCAACGCGGTCACGACTCAGTCTCCGCGTATTTTTCTTGAACGGGAAATCAATTTTCTGACCGCTTTCGGACGTCAGGCCGCGCTGGCGATTGAGAATGCCCAACTCCACCACAAAAGCCGCGCCAATATCGATCAACTCAGCGACTTAAATCAGATGAAGTCCCAGTTTCTCTCACTCGTCAGCCATGACCTCCGGGGTCCTTTAACAGGCGTCCGGGGCTTTTGCGAAGTGTTGCGGGCCGAAACCACTGGACCGTTAACACCCCGACAGATCGAACTGATCGAACACATGGAACGCCAGGTGGAACTGCAGGAACGCATGGTCGATGATCTCCTCGATCTGGCCCGGATGGAAAAAGGTCAACTGTCCATTCACCCGGCTCCGACAGACCTGGCCACGCTGCTGAAAGAGGAGGTCGAAAAGTCACAGCCGGAAGCGCGCGAACGGCGCATCGCACTGAACCTGGTGGTGCAAGGCCGTGAAGCGCTGCTGGCCGTTTCCGTCGACGGTGATCGCATCCGGCAGGTGATATGGAACCTGATTCACAATGCGCTCAAATTCACTCCGGAGGAAGGCCGAGTCGTCGTACGAGCCCTGGGCGGTCCTGAATCCGTCACCATTGACGTGGAGGATACCGGCGTCGGCTTGTCCCATGAAACGCAGGATGTCGTGTTCGACAAATTTTTCCAGGTGAGCCCTGGCGGATCTAAAGGCGCCCAGGGGTTGGGGCTGGGTCTGGCCATCTGCAAAGAAATCGTTCTGTCTCACCGCGGAAAAATATGGGCGCAATCGCCAGGCCTTGGACTCGGCACAGCGATCTCGTTTACCCTTCCTGTTGCGGCTTCAGACGCGGCCCAACCATCAAAAGCCGCTTAA
- a CDS encoding response regulator, whose protein sequence is MGQAPETSHIEQTVVSNLKESQPDQANRLRILVVDDDPVVRRIILELLNTRYSVISASTGVQLPVLLQKHRPNLVILDVMLPWVNGFELCRIIKTNTQGQNLPVLFLTGCKEKEDLMTGKEVGASGYLTKPFYARDLYREVERLLAA, encoded by the coding sequence ATGGGGCAAGCTCCGGAAACGTCGCACATCGAGCAAACCGTCGTGAGCAATCTCAAAGAGTCGCAGCCCGACCAGGCGAACCGCTTGCGCATCCTGGTGGTGGATGATGACCCGGTGGTTCGCCGGATTATTCTGGAACTCTTGAACACCCGCTACTCCGTCATTTCCGCATCCACCGGCGTGCAGCTTCCCGTCCTTCTGCAGAAACACCGGCCGAATCTGGTGATTTTGGACGTCATGCTTCCATGGGTCAACGGATTTGAGCTCTGCCGCATCATTAAGACAAACACCCAGGGACAAAACTTGCCCGTCCTCTTCTTGACGGGATGCAAAGAAAAAGAAGATCTGATGACCGGTAAGGAAGTCGGAGCCTCGGGCTATCTGACGAAACCTTTCTACGCACGTGATCTTTACCGGGAAGTGGAACGCCTGCTAGCCGCATGA
- a CDS encoding putative glycoside hydrolase: protein MKNRYFFSVIFFTFLCFPGSLTAIENRATTSTQPELNVTPDSITLTVNTTSATLTESRPVRGIHLTASAAGSKKYRKNHLEPMFANTLINAVVIDLKEEDGFVYVPGIKLVEKVGAYSADIPDLQAWLADLKNRNIYTVGRIVVFKDNKAPRKYPALSVHNPNGEIWRDRKHITWLDPYNREAWRYNLVIALQAAKLGFDEIQFDYLRFPTDGNLKTMRFIKPYHAESASQALVDFLRQAHQVLHPLGTKISIDVFGLTTSVNTGMGIGQRLAPMAEQVDFVCPMTYPSHYARGEYGIPNPNDQPYRVIHLAMRDALRVLGPENARKLRPYLQDFSLKGRGIHYGPKEVRAQIQATTDLGVSNWTLWNARCVYTTSAFRTPVSPSREPSEAPAPSPASSTVKHPKKH from the coding sequence GTGAAAAACCGTTATTTCTTTTCCGTCATTTTTTTCACCTTTCTTTGTTTCCCGGGAAGTCTTACAGCTATTGAAAACCGCGCCACAACGTCAACCCAACCGGAACTGAACGTCACCCCTGATTCGATAACTCTAACGGTAAATACCACTTCGGCCACGCTCACCGAATCCCGTCCTGTCCGGGGCATCCACCTCACAGCTTCCGCGGCCGGCTCTAAAAAGTACAGGAAGAATCATCTCGAACCGATGTTCGCCAATACTCTGATTAACGCGGTGGTCATTGATTTAAAAGAAGAAGATGGTTTTGTTTACGTCCCTGGCATCAAACTGGTCGAAAAAGTTGGGGCTTATTCAGCGGATATCCCTGATCTGCAGGCGTGGCTGGCGGACCTTAAAAATCGGAATATCTATACGGTCGGACGGATTGTTGTCTTCAAAGACAACAAGGCCCCGCGAAAATATCCGGCCCTCAGCGTCCACAACCCGAACGGAGAGATCTGGCGCGATCGAAAACACATCACCTGGCTTGATCCCTATAACAGGGAAGCCTGGCGATACAACCTGGTCATCGCGCTCCAGGCCGCCAAACTCGGATTTGATGAGATCCAATTCGACTATCTCCGTTTCCCGACAGACGGCAACCTCAAGACCATGCGATTTATCAAACCCTATCACGCGGAGTCGGCCTCCCAGGCGCTGGTCGACTTTTTGCGTCAGGCACATCAGGTGCTTCACCCCCTGGGAACTAAAATCTCCATAGACGTATTTGGCCTGACCACATCCGTCAACACGGGCATGGGGATCGGACAACGCCTGGCTCCGATGGCCGAGCAAGTGGACTTTGTCTGCCCCATGACCTACCCCTCCCATTACGCGCGGGGGGAATATGGCATCCCTAATCCGAATGACCAGCCTTACCGGGTCATTCACCTGGCCATGCGGGACGCGCTTCGTGTGCTGGGACCCGAGAATGCCCGCAAACTCCGGCCCTACCTGCAGGATTTCTCCCTGAAAGGGCGCGGCATCCATTACGGCCCCAAGGAGGTCCGTGCGCAAATTCAAGCCACAACGGATCTGGGCGTCTCCAACTGGACGCTCTGGAATGCCCGCTGTGTCTATACCACCTCCGCCTTCCGGACCCCCGTCAGCCCTTCCAGGGAACCCTCGGAAGCACCCGCTCCTTCGCCGGCCTCATCGACGGTAAAACATCCAAAAAAGCATTGA
- the secG gene encoding preprotein translocase subunit SecG, producing the protein MYGIVVFIHVIVCIGLILVVLFQAGKGAGLGNLFGGGGGGDQLFSAPSGSAFIRKATTTIAIIFVLTSIFLTIMSSHSTRRSLMERVPSVPEAPSNPARP; encoded by the coding sequence ATGTACGGCATCGTCGTCTTTATCCACGTGATTGTGTGTATTGGACTGATTCTGGTTGTGCTCTTCCAGGCTGGGAAGGGTGCCGGCTTAGGCAATCTTTTTGGAGGGGGGGGCGGCGGAGACCAGTTGTTTTCGGCACCGTCGGGTTCAGCCTTTATACGGAAAGCCACAACGACCATCGCCATTATTTTTGTTTTAACGTCTATTTTTCTCACCATCATGTCATCCCATAGCACCCGACGATCCTTGATGGAGAGGGTTCCCAGCGTACCGGAAGCGCCGAGCAACCCTGCACGGCCTTAG
- a CDS encoding 2,3-bisphosphoglycerate-dependent phosphoglycerate mutase yields MAGKLILVRHGQSQWNLENRFTGWVDVPLSELGIQEAQRAGQALKGIRFDEAFTSDLQRAQNTLKIILEETRQQTTPITKDKALNERHYGALQGLNKKETADKYGDQQVHIWRRSYDVPPPTDRTALNPDGISESLKDTAARTLPYFNSRILPLVKAGKAILVAAHGNSLRSIVMDLDHLTKEQVLELNIPTGVPIIYEIDNTGRILSKNQLA; encoded by the coding sequence ATGGCTGGAAAACTTATTCTCGTACGCCACGGGCAATCCCAATGGAATTTGGAAAACCGGTTCACCGGCTGGGTCGATGTCCCTTTGAGTGAACTGGGTATTCAGGAGGCTCAGCGCGCCGGTCAAGCCCTCAAGGGCATTCGATTCGACGAAGCGTTCACCTCCGATCTGCAGCGGGCCCAGAATACCTTAAAAATTATCCTCGAAGAAACCCGGCAACAAACGACCCCGATCACAAAAGACAAGGCGCTCAATGAACGCCATTACGGCGCCTTGCAGGGACTCAATAAGAAGGAAACGGCCGACAAGTACGGTGACCAACAAGTCCATATCTGGCGGCGAAGCTACGACGTGCCGCCGCCCACCGACCGGACAGCCCTCAATCCGGACGGTATCAGCGAGAGCTTAAAAGATACCGCGGCACGCACCCTTCCCTATTTCAACTCCAGGATCCTTCCGCTCGTCAAGGCCGGCAAAGCTATCCTGGTGGCCGCCCACGGAAACTCCTTGCGCTCGATCGTGATGGACTTGGATCACTTAACCAAAGAACAGGTTTTAGAGCTGAACATCCCGACGGGCGTCCCCATTATTTACGAGATCGACAACACCGGGCGTATTCTCAGCAAGAACCAGCTCGCGTAA
- a CDS encoding phosphoglycerate kinase encodes MSTATIPPITQRTVDTLPVQGKRVFVRVDYNVPLNDEGVITDDTRIRETLPTLQFLLQKGAALILAAHLGRPKGKPDPKYSLKPVAKRLEELLKRPVQFAPDCIGPDVTALAQSLKAGDILLLENLRFHAEEEGNAPAFAQALAALADVFVQDAFGAVHRAHASTVGVAQLLPSAAGLLLAKEIFYLSKTLENPERPFIAILGGSKVSDKIEVIESLLDKVNGLVIGGAMAYTFLKAQGIEVGNSKVEPDKVDVAKSLLKKAQEKHVQVFLPQDHLIVEQVDTKAPVTTTTDRSIPVGWIGVDIGPQTIKSLLPLLQKAKTVLWNGPMGIFEMPPFATGTLAVAKALAESTKYGATTIVGGGDSVAAVKQAGVANELSHISTGGGASLEFLEGKLLPGIAALPNA; translated from the coding sequence ATGAGCACGGCGACGATTCCACCCATCACCCAGCGCACGGTTGATACCCTTCCGGTGCAGGGAAAACGTGTTTTTGTCCGAGTGGATTACAACGTCCCGCTGAATGATGAAGGTGTTATTACGGATGATACCCGTATCCGGGAGACGCTGCCCACCTTGCAGTTTCTGCTGCAAAAAGGGGCGGCGCTCATTCTGGCGGCTCACCTGGGCCGGCCCAAAGGGAAACCCGATCCGAAATACAGCTTAAAACCGGTCGCCAAACGCCTCGAAGAACTGCTGAAACGTCCGGTCCAGTTCGCACCAGACTGCATCGGTCCGGATGTCACGGCACTGGCCCAGAGCTTGAAGGCAGGCGATATTCTGCTTCTGGAAAATCTCCGCTTTCATGCCGAGGAAGAGGGGAATGCCCCGGCTTTTGCGCAAGCGCTCGCCGCTCTGGCGGATGTTTTTGTGCAGGATGCCTTTGGAGCCGTTCACCGGGCGCATGCTTCCACCGTCGGAGTGGCTCAGCTGTTGCCCAGCGCGGCGGGTCTTTTGCTGGCCAAGGAAATCTTCTACCTCAGCAAGACCCTGGAAAATCCCGAACGCCCTTTCATCGCCATCCTCGGAGGCTCCAAGGTCTCGGACAAAATCGAAGTGATCGAAAGCCTCCTGGACAAAGTGAACGGCCTGGTGATCGGCGGAGCCATGGCTTACACCTTCCTGAAGGCGCAGGGTATTGAAGTCGGTAACTCCAAAGTTGAACCGGACAAAGTGGATGTGGCGAAGTCGCTGCTGAAAAAAGCCCAGGAAAAACACGTTCAGGTCTTCCTTCCTCAAGACCATCTGATTGTGGAACAGGTGGATACAAAAGCGCCGGTCACTACTACGACGGATCGATCGATTCCGGTGGGGTGGATCGGCGTGGATATCGGGCCGCAAACGATTAAGTCTTTACTCCCGCTGCTTCAGAAGGCCAAAACAGTCCTCTGGAATGGCCCCATGGGCATCTTCGAAATGCCTCCTTTTGCGACCGGGACGCTCGCCGTAGCGAAAGCCCTGGCGGAATCGACCAAATACGGTGCCACAACCATTGTGGGGGGCGGCGACTCTGTGGCCGCCGTGAAACAAGCCGGTGTTGCCAACGAACTTTCTCACATCTCGACAGGCGGCGGCGCCTCCCTGGAATTTCTGGAAGGCAAACTCCTCCCCGGCATTGCCGCTCTTCCTAACGCGTAA
- the gap gene encoding type I glyceraldehyde-3-phosphate dehydrogenase — protein sequence MGVRVGINGFGRIGRLVLKAGWNNKDIEWVAVNDLTDAKTLAHLFKYDSVFGLDPHKVEARENEIVIDGKPVKVVAQRDPALLPWKDLGVDIVIESTGRFTEAEKAKAHLTAGAKLVVISAPAKGEDITICMGINEEKFDPAKHKIISNASCTTNCLAPLAKVLREAFGIKRGLMTTIHSYTNDQVVQDFPHKDLRRGRAAAVSMIPTSTGAAKAIGLVIPELKGKLNGIAIRVPTPDVSMVDLCVELEKPATAEEINAVYKKAAADPKLSKYLQYSDEALVSRDFVGNDKSCIFDAPLTQVIDGTFAKVFGWYDNEWGYSNRVVDLVTYLSKKTGASR from the coding sequence ATGGGAGTGCGCGTCGGTATTAATGGATTTGGGCGTATTGGTCGTCTCGTTTTAAAAGCGGGCTGGAACAACAAGGATATCGAATGGGTGGCCGTAAATGATCTCACGGACGCCAAGACACTGGCCCATCTTTTTAAATATGACTCCGTGTTCGGGCTGGACCCCCATAAGGTCGAGGCCCGCGAAAACGAGATCGTCATCGACGGGAAACCGGTTAAAGTGGTCGCCCAAAGAGACCCCGCGCTCCTGCCTTGGAAAGACCTTGGCGTGGATATCGTCATCGAATCCACCGGCCGTTTTACGGAAGCGGAAAAAGCGAAAGCCCATCTCACCGCCGGAGCCAAACTCGTTGTGATCTCCGCGCCAGCCAAAGGAGAAGACATTACAATCTGCATGGGGATCAATGAAGAGAAATTTGATCCAGCCAAACACAAGATCATCTCCAATGCCAGCTGCACCACGAACTGCCTGGCGCCTCTGGCGAAAGTTCTCCGCGAAGCCTTTGGCATCAAGCGCGGCCTGATGACCACCATCCATTCTTACACCAATGACCAGGTGGTTCAGGACTTTCCGCACAAAGACCTGCGGCGCGGTCGCGCCGCAGCTGTTTCCATGATCCCGACCAGCACCGGCGCAGCCAAAGCCATCGGGCTGGTTATCCCGGAACTGAAGGGCAAGCTGAACGGCATCGCCATTCGCGTGCCGACGCCGGACGTTTCCATGGTTGACCTCTGCGTTGAGCTGGAAAAACCGGCAACAGCCGAAGAAATTAACGCCGTTTACAAGAAAGCGGCGGCAGATCCCAAGCTCAGCAAATACCTCCAGTACAGCGATGAAGCACTCGTGTCCCGAGACTTTGTCGGAAACGATAAATCCTGCATCTTCGATGCGCCCCTGACCCAAGTGATTGATGGCACCTTTGCGAAAGTGTTCGGCTGGTATGACAACGAATGGGGTTATTCGAACCGCGTGGTCGACCTGGTTACGTACCTCTCGAAGAAGACCGGCGCAAGCCGGTAA